In Actinomadura citrea, a single window of DNA contains:
- a CDS encoding DUF397 domain-containing protein, whose amino-acid sequence MITWRKSSRSDETGGQCVELAALPHAIGIRDSKAPGAGHLTLTPHAFADLVTRAKRDSLPR is encoded by the coding sequence ATGATCACTTGGCGCAAATCCTCTCGCAGTGACGAGACTGGTGGCCAGTGCGTCGAGTTGGCCGCACTCCCCCACGCGATCGGCATCCGAGACAGCAAAGCCCCCGGCGCAGGTCACCTCACCCTCACCCCTCACGCCTTCGCCGACCTCGTCACCCGCGCCAAGCGAGACTCTCTGCCGCGTTGA
- a CDS encoding helix-turn-helix domain-containing protein encodes MESHDSLDPGSSLWDLVAVQLRLLRLNHRWTCQQVGDVANASRSHVSNWEAGRRRPNQANLVPLDEAWGTAGLLTSLAEHAKDGHDRPRVGAFLQYERNATSIKAYTSDVVFGLLQSESYARALFQRGGVVEDVEGAVRERLERQQRLYTANPPHLWVILAQPVLWWQVGGAEVMAQQLANLLRMAELDHVSLRVLPVSAGWPGVSGSLSLMSTRNAEVAYLESGRMGRLVDRQSEIREFSVRYDKIGALALPEDQSAALIKHMLRLIE; translated from the coding sequence ATGGAAAGTCACGACTCACTCGATCCGGGATCATCACTCTGGGACCTCGTAGCCGTTCAGCTGCGACTTCTCCGCCTGAACCACCGTTGGACGTGCCAGCAAGTGGGGGACGTGGCGAACGCCTCTCGGTCGCATGTTTCAAACTGGGAGGCAGGCCGCCGACGCCCCAACCAGGCGAATCTCGTGCCGTTGGACGAGGCATGGGGCACGGCAGGATTACTGACATCCCTCGCCGAACACGCCAAGGACGGCCACGACCGCCCCCGCGTAGGCGCCTTCTTGCAGTACGAGCGCAACGCCACGTCCATCAAGGCCTACACGTCCGACGTCGTGTTCGGCCTGCTCCAGAGTGAGTCCTATGCTCGCGCACTCTTCCAGAGAGGCGGCGTGGTGGAGGACGTCGAAGGAGCCGTCAGAGAACGCCTGGAGCGGCAGCAGCGCCTTTACACGGCCAACCCGCCTCACCTCTGGGTAATACTCGCCCAGCCGGTCCTGTGGTGGCAGGTTGGGGGCGCAGAAGTGATGGCCCAGCAACTCGCCAACCTGCTCCGAATGGCGGAGCTCGACCACGTCAGCCTGCGGGTGCTTCCCGTCTCAGCAGGATGGCCGGGAGTGAGTGGTTCACTCAGCCTCATGAGCACACGCAACGCAGAAGTCGCGTACCTGGAGTCCGGGCGCATGGGACGACTGGTCGATCGCCAGTCCGAAATACGGGAGTTCAGCGTACGCTATGACAAGATCGGAGCGCTTGCGCTCCCCGAGGACCAGTCAGCGGCGCTGATCAAGCACATGTTGAGGTTGATTGAATGA
- a CDS encoding ATP-binding protein produces the protein MVRTVVGLRLSEWGLERVAESVLLIVAELVTNAVRVAGEREIRIRCVREARGVLVAVWDSAEERPVTRPAMRPGDFGPDARALDDGYDDGTGGWGLPLVQALASGCGVAEGETGKWVWARVSC, from the coding sequence ATGGTGCGGACGGTGGTCGGGCTGCGGCTCTCGGAATGGGGGCTGGAGAGGGTGGCCGAGAGCGTTCTGCTGATCGTCGCGGAGCTCGTCACCAATGCCGTGCGGGTCGCGGGGGAGCGGGAGATCAGGATCAGGTGCGTGCGGGAGGCGCGGGGCGTCCTGGTCGCGGTGTGGGACTCGGCTGAGGAGAGGCCGGTGACGCGGCCTGCGATGCGGCCGGGGGATTTCGGGCCGGACGCTCGGGCGCTGGACGACGGGTACGACGACGGGACGGGTGGCTGGGGGCTGCCGCTTGTGCAGGCGTTGGCGTCCGGGTGCGGGGTCGCCGAGGGCGAGACCGGCAAGTGGGTGTGGGCGAGGGTCTCGTGCTGA
- a CDS encoding L,D-transpeptidase, with product MRGKALVVALVLGLATACGGSSGGGDGGGGTTTKGDDGAPQVTITPANGSGKARPDQGVMVSAAGGRLGDVSVKLKGADVPGSLSADKTKWRSTWTLQPGGSYQVSATATSDKGKSTTATSAFRTTRSTAATRVNNVVPSQNETVGTGMPVFVQFNKAVPEKAKPAIERAIEISSTTPTEGAWRWLTAGESFNGLPSVVFRPKHPWKARQTVTVKVHFAGLKIGDDVFGDRDTIRTFKVGDSHVVNINARTHRAVVKKNGRVVRNWGVSLGSGGDVQGDGVDHLLTTSGVHLTMDHVRLERMRPPGKKKGDPGWYDEKVPWATRISNSGEYIHQNMDDPTCLGNRNCSHGCVRSPASDAQWFFHWSYRGDLVTISGTKRSLQWTNGWGYWQLSFSKWTSGSALGKPITTSHA from the coding sequence GTGCGAGGTAAGGCGTTGGTGGTGGCGCTCGTCCTGGGCCTGGCGACCGCGTGCGGCGGGAGCAGCGGCGGCGGCGATGGCGGCGGCGGGACGACCACGAAGGGCGACGACGGCGCCCCCCAGGTGACGATCACTCCGGCGAACGGCAGCGGCAAGGCGCGCCCCGACCAGGGCGTCATGGTGTCGGCCGCGGGCGGCAGGCTCGGCGACGTGTCGGTGAAGCTGAAGGGCGCCGACGTCCCCGGCAGCCTCTCCGCCGACAAGACCAAGTGGCGCTCGACGTGGACGCTGCAGCCTGGCGGCAGTTACCAGGTGTCGGCCACGGCGACGTCCGACAAGGGCAAGTCCACCACCGCGACGAGCGCGTTCCGGACCACCCGCTCGACCGCCGCCACCCGCGTCAACAACGTCGTGCCGAGCCAGAACGAGACGGTCGGTACCGGGATGCCGGTCTTCGTCCAGTTCAACAAGGCCGTCCCGGAGAAGGCCAAGCCCGCCATCGAGCGCGCCATCGAGATCTCCTCCACCACGCCCACCGAGGGCGCCTGGCGCTGGCTGACCGCGGGCGAGTCCTTCAACGGGCTGCCCTCGGTCGTCTTCCGCCCGAAGCACCCGTGGAAGGCGCGCCAGACCGTCACCGTCAAGGTCCACTTCGCGGGCCTGAAGATCGGCGACGACGTCTTCGGCGACCGCGACACGATCCGCACCTTCAAGGTGGGCGACTCGCACGTCGTCAACATCAACGCCAGGACGCACCGCGCCGTCGTGAAGAAGAACGGCCGCGTCGTCCGCAACTGGGGCGTCAGCCTCGGCAGCGGCGGCGACGTCCAGGGCGACGGCGTCGACCACCTGCTCACCACCAGCGGCGTCCACCTGACCATGGACCACGTCCGCCTGGAGCGGATGCGCCCGCCCGGCAAGAAGAAGGGCGACCCCGGCTGGTACGACGAGAAGGTCCCGTGGGCGACCCGCATCTCCAACAGCGGCGAGTACATCCACCAGAACATGGACGACCCGACCTGCCTCGGTAACCGCAACTGCAGCCACGGCTGCGTCCGCTCCCCCGCGAGCGACGCGCAGTGGTTCTTCCACTGGTCCTACCGCGGCGACCTCGTCACCATCAGCGGCACCAAGCGCAGCCTCCAGTGGACGAACGGCTGGGGCTACTGGCAGCTCTCCTTCTCCAAGTGGACCAGCGGCAGCGCCCTCGGCAAGCCCATCACCACGTCCCACGCCTGA
- a CDS encoding sugar transferase, with protein sequence MLAGLCPVGLAVLDGWTMAAAVSLTGGGVLPGLAALTVVGLNGAAGLYRARRAPSLFADAPPLLLRTLLVCGIAALLRADAPAWLWTAALCGTVQLGTRGFVNAMVRTYRSRRSRARSTLVVGTGGTAAHVLDVLRERGDLGLAVAGQVSAGDPEGTPGAAPVLGETSDLPSLVEAHGIETLVVVAEDVPPDRLDAVLRLSFALPCETLLVQPPSDVVPVAPGRREYLAGLPCARVEWRLRDPAARCAKRVLDVVVAFVVLVLAFPLLAACAVAVRAEGGPGVLFRQRRIGLGGGEFVLLKFRTLKPADEQEADTRWTVKDDERMGRVGRFLRATSLDELPQLWNVIRGDMSLVGPRPERPHFVEQFSRTCPGYVARHRVPAGMTGWAQIHGFRGDTSIELRARLDNHYIDHWSFTGDLKILLLTARAMLFRDPA encoded by the coding sequence ATGCTGGCCGGGCTGTGCCCGGTGGGCCTCGCCGTACTGGACGGCTGGACGATGGCGGCCGCCGTGTCACTCACCGGAGGCGGCGTCCTGCCGGGTCTCGCCGCCCTGACGGTCGTCGGGCTCAACGGCGCGGCCGGGCTGTACCGGGCGCGCCGCGCTCCGTCCCTGTTCGCCGACGCGCCGCCGCTCCTGCTCCGCACGCTGCTCGTCTGCGGGATCGCGGCGCTGCTGCGGGCGGACGCCCCGGCCTGGCTGTGGACGGCCGCCCTCTGCGGGACGGTGCAGCTCGGCACGCGCGGGTTCGTGAACGCGATGGTGAGGACCTACCGCAGCCGCCGCTCCCGGGCCCGCTCCACGCTGGTCGTCGGGACGGGCGGGACCGCCGCCCACGTGCTCGACGTCCTGCGCGAACGCGGCGATCTCGGGCTCGCGGTGGCGGGGCAGGTGTCCGCGGGGGACCCGGAGGGAACTCCGGGCGCGGCGCCCGTCCTCGGGGAGACCTCCGACCTGCCGTCGCTCGTCGAGGCGCACGGGATCGAGACGCTGGTCGTCGTCGCGGAGGACGTGCCGCCCGACCGCCTGGACGCGGTGCTGCGGCTGTCGTTCGCGCTGCCCTGCGAGACGCTGCTCGTCCAGCCGCCGTCGGACGTCGTCCCGGTCGCGCCGGGGCGGCGCGAGTACCTCGCCGGGCTGCCGTGCGCGCGGGTGGAGTGGCGCCTGCGCGACCCGGCTGCCCGCTGCGCCAAGCGGGTGCTCGACGTCGTCGTGGCGTTCGTGGTCCTGGTGCTCGCGTTTCCGCTGCTCGCGGCGTGCGCGGTCGCGGTCCGGGCCGAGGGCGGCCCGGGGGTGCTGTTCCGGCAGCGGCGGATCGGGCTCGGCGGCGGGGAGTTCGTCCTGCTGAAGTTCCGGACGCTGAAGCCCGCGGACGAGCAGGAGGCCGACACCCGCTGGACCGTCAAGGACGACGAGCGGATGGGCCGTGTCGGCCGCTTCCTGCGCGCCACGTCGCTGGACGAGCTCCCGCAGCTGTGGAACGTCATCCGCGGCGACATGAGCCTCGTGGGGCCGCGCCCGGAACGCCCCCACTTCGTGGAGCAGTTCTCCCGCACCTGCCCCGGCTACGTGGCGCGGCACCGCGTCCCGGCCGGGATGACGGGTTGGGCGCAGATCCACGGGTTCCGGGGCGACACCTCCATCGAGCTCCGGGCGAGGCTCGACAACCACTACATCGACCACTGGTCGTTCACCGGCGACTTGAAGATCCTGCTTCTGACGGCGCGGGCGATGCTCTTCCGGGACCCCGCATGA
- a CDS encoding O-antigen ligase family protein — translation MTAHAATAPFLARPLPRRPSLLVAAVVACAGIPPGAQAFGPGTQVTAGDVASVVLVLVAAGMLVTGRARLPRLALPAFGPLVAALGISTVHSADIGSSLAGFVRDLQVFVLVPLAVVVLVRDRRDLATVCWSVLGLGLAEAAYGIWQAVTGNGASMGGRNIRAVGTFGALDVMAMSIVVGFAFLVLIAFALTAPGHGAAAVPSALAGIAVMGAALALALSRGTWIALGAAAVLTLVLFDRWTAVKVLTCCGALMFVLLGVAGGGSQAVVERARSTVGSVSDPDQSVDDRYNLWAAAVRIWEDHPVTGVGVKNFPAYRDTYATIELSSGSETDDPVNGYVRQPLLSPHNEYLLFLSEQGVVGLAGFAALLAMIVAGLWRRRDARDPFWLASVGLLAFLLINFLYADLGGPTCALVGVILGLTAARAFGAAGASAAMASPGGRTS, via the coding sequence ATGACGGCGCACGCCGCCACCGCTCCCTTCCTGGCGAGGCCGCTGCCGAGGCGCCCGAGCCTGCTGGTCGCGGCGGTCGTGGCGTGCGCCGGGATCCCGCCCGGCGCGCAGGCGTTCGGGCCCGGCACGCAGGTCACGGCCGGGGACGTCGCCAGCGTCGTGCTCGTGCTGGTCGCGGCCGGGATGCTGGTCACGGGAAGAGCGCGCCTGCCCCGCCTGGCCCTGCCGGCGTTCGGGCCGCTGGTCGCGGCGCTCGGGATCAGCACCGTGCACTCGGCCGACATCGGCTCCAGCCTCGCCGGGTTCGTCCGCGACCTCCAGGTCTTCGTGCTGGTGCCGCTCGCCGTCGTGGTCCTCGTCCGGGACCGGCGCGACCTCGCCACCGTCTGCTGGTCGGTGCTCGGCCTCGGCCTCGCGGAGGCGGCGTACGGGATCTGGCAGGCGGTCACCGGGAACGGCGCGTCGATGGGCGGCCGGAACATCCGCGCGGTCGGGACGTTCGGCGCGCTCGACGTGATGGCCATGTCGATCGTCGTCGGATTCGCGTTCCTCGTGCTGATCGCCTTCGCGCTGACGGCGCCCGGGCACGGCGCCGCGGCCGTCCCGTCCGCGCTCGCCGGGATCGCCGTCATGGGCGCCGCGCTGGCGCTCGCGCTCAGCCGCGGGACGTGGATCGCGCTCGGCGCGGCCGCCGTCCTCACCCTGGTGCTGTTCGACCGGTGGACGGCCGTCAAGGTGCTGACCTGCTGCGGCGCGCTGATGTTCGTCCTGCTCGGCGTCGCGGGCGGCGGGTCGCAGGCCGTCGTCGAGCGCGCGAGGTCGACGGTGGGCTCGGTCAGCGACCCGGACCAGTCCGTGGACGACCGCTACAACCTGTGGGCGGCCGCCGTCCGGATCTGGGAGGACCACCCGGTGACCGGCGTCGGGGTGAAGAACTTCCCGGCCTACCGCGACACCTACGCCACGATCGAGCTGTCGTCCGGCAGCGAGACCGACGACCCCGTCAACGGCTACGTGCGGCAGCCGCTCCTGTCGCCGCACAACGAGTACCTGCTGTTCCTGTCCGAGCAGGGCGTGGTGGGCCTCGCCGGGTTCGCCGCGCTGCTCGCCATGATCGTCGCCGGGCTGTGGAGGCGCCGGGACGCCCGCGACCCGTTCTGGCTGGCGAGCGTCGGGCTCCTGGCCTTTCTGCTGATCAACTTCCTGTACGCGGACCTGGGCGGGCCCACGTGCGCGCTCGTCGGCGTCATCCTCGGCCTCACGGCGGCACGCGCGTTCGGGGCGGCCGGCGCTTCCGCGGCCATGGCGTCCCCCGGCGGGAGGACGTCATGA
- a CDS encoding lipid II flippase MurJ, which produces MTERGERLRKERAPGSVGRAAMVSGVLIAAGTGLGFLRDLVMADLFGASGSTDAFLVAWTIPETVSPLLIEDAMALLMVPVITRLLARGDGLRPLVGTALPRMVLGLSVITGALAFAAPAVVDALAPGLAEQGPAVQCVRLTAVTVVTFGVAGFMSATLRAHHRFGPPAAIYLAYNVGILALIAGLSGAVGITSAAIGVAAGSFLMVAVQLPAFVRCLRDAPAPAGSVDVRLGLAAIAPIVVYTVTRQAQVFVERFLGAGLAAGSISHLNYAQKVAQVPMVLSLLIVTVTFPRLARASADGDTAQVARRIRQDLAVASAMVLAATAFLVACAPAVIGVLFEHGEFTSADTASTAAILRVYALGLWGQMAVGLAARAFFAGRKPTWRPAAVLAAGLAVTAAIGGAFAASAGTLALAAANAAGITLAAVLMLAGLRRGVAPVPLRRVAADVSRLVLAAAGACAAGMLAAGALDAPVLLQLAAGGLAVAAVFAVLAVLAGPDLVAPRIASRPFGGRHRRGRIESGDSSEQADRTDSSDRTGAAAGAGAAAGAGADGGGHPARAAGTDVPLGRPLR; this is translated from the coding sequence ATGACCGAGCGCGGCGAGCGTCTGCGGAAGGAGCGGGCCCCCGGTTCGGTGGGACGGGCCGCGATGGTGTCGGGGGTGCTCATCGCGGCGGGCACCGGGCTCGGGTTCCTGCGCGACCTCGTGATGGCGGACCTGTTCGGCGCCAGCGGCAGCACGGACGCGTTCCTCGTCGCCTGGACGATCCCCGAGACCGTCTCGCCGCTGCTGATCGAGGACGCCATGGCGCTGCTCATGGTCCCCGTCATCACGCGGCTCCTCGCGCGCGGGGACGGCCTGCGCCCCCTCGTCGGCACGGCCCTGCCCCGCATGGTGCTCGGCCTGTCGGTGATCACCGGCGCGCTGGCGTTCGCGGCGCCCGCGGTGGTAGACGCCCTCGCGCCCGGCCTGGCCGAGCAGGGCCCGGCCGTCCAGTGCGTCCGGCTGACCGCGGTCACCGTCGTGACGTTCGGCGTCGCGGGCTTCATGAGCGCGACGCTGCGCGCCCACCACCGGTTCGGGCCGCCCGCCGCGATCTACCTCGCCTACAACGTCGGCATCCTCGCGCTGATCGCGGGCCTGTCCGGCGCCGTCGGCATCACCAGTGCGGCGATCGGTGTCGCCGCCGGAAGCTTCCTGATGGTCGCGGTGCAGCTCCCGGCGTTCGTCCGGTGCCTGCGGGACGCGCCGGCGCCGGCCGGGAGCGTGGACGTGCGGCTCGGTCTGGCGGCCATCGCCCCCATCGTCGTCTACACGGTCACGCGGCAGGCGCAGGTGTTCGTGGAGCGGTTCCTCGGGGCCGGGCTGGCCGCCGGGTCGATCTCGCACCTGAACTACGCGCAGAAGGTCGCGCAGGTGCCGATGGTGCTGTCGCTGCTGATCGTGACGGTGACGTTCCCGAGGCTCGCCCGCGCGTCGGCGGACGGGGACACCGCGCAGGTCGCCCGCCGCATCCGGCAGGACCTCGCCGTCGCCAGCGCGATGGTGCTGGCCGCGACCGCGTTCCTGGTCGCGTGCGCGCCGGCCGTCATCGGGGTGCTGTTCGAGCACGGCGAGTTCACGTCCGCCGACACCGCGAGCACCGCGGCCATCCTGCGCGTGTACGCGCTCGGCCTGTGGGGGCAGATGGCGGTCGGCCTGGCCGCCCGCGCGTTCTTCGCGGGCAGGAAGCCGACCTGGCGCCCGGCGGCCGTGCTCGCCGCGGGCCTGGCCGTCACGGCGGCGATCGGCGGCGCGTTCGCCGCGTCCGCCGGGACGCTCGCGCTGGCCGCCGCGAACGCCGCCGGGATCACCCTCGCCGCCGTCCTGATGCTGGCCGGGCTGCGGCGCGGCGTCGCGCCCGTCCCGCTGCGCCGGGTCGCCGCCGACGTGTCGCGGCTGGTGCTCGCCGCCGCGGGGGCCTGCGCCGCGGGGATGCTCGCCGCCGGGGCCCTGGACGCGCCGGTGCTCCTCCAGCTGGCGGCCGGCGGGCTCGCGGTCGCCGCCGTCTTCGCCGTCCTCGCCGTCCTGGCGGGACCCGACCTCGTCGCTCCAAGGATCGCTTCACGGCCGTTCGGTGGGCGCCACCGGCGCGGCCGCATCGAATCGGGGGACAGCAGTGAGCAAGCCGACAGAACCGACTCATCTGACCGAACCGGCGCAGCTGCCGGGGCCGGCGCAGCTGCCGGGGCCGGCGCGGACGGCGGAGGGCATCCGGCACGCGCCGCCGGTACTGATGTACCACTCGGTCGACCACTTCGATGA
- a CDS encoding polysaccharide deacetylase family protein, whose translation MYHSVDHFDEDPHLVTVSPARFGRQMAWMRARGLRGVGTRELLEAHAAGRARGLVGLTFDDGYADFATRAVPALVRYGFGATVFVVSGRIGTYNAWDDGPRKPLMTAEQIRAVAGVGMEVASHGRHHVSLPETDDTELREELEESRAVLEDLVEGPVTGFAYPYGHATAREVEAVRAAGYDYACDIRPEEPGRHALPRTYVGDRDGPLRLRVKLVRHELRRRSRV comes from the coding sequence ATGTACCACTCGGTCGACCACTTCGATGAGGACCCGCACCTGGTGACGGTGTCGCCGGCGCGTTTCGGGCGGCAGATGGCGTGGATGCGGGCGCGCGGCCTGCGCGGCGTCGGCACGCGCGAGCTGCTGGAGGCGCACGCCGCCGGACGGGCCCGCGGCCTGGTCGGCCTCACCTTCGACGACGGGTACGCCGACTTCGCGACCCGGGCCGTCCCGGCGCTGGTGCGGTACGGGTTCGGCGCGACGGTGTTCGTCGTGTCCGGGCGGATCGGCACCTACAACGCGTGGGACGACGGACCGCGCAAGCCGCTCATGACGGCCGAGCAGATCCGCGCCGTCGCGGGCGTCGGCATGGAGGTCGCCTCGCACGGACGCCACCACGTCTCGCTCCCCGAGACGGACGACACCGAGCTGCGCGAGGAGCTGGAGGAGAGCCGCGCCGTTCTGGAGGACCTCGTCGAGGGCCCCGTCACCGGCTTCGCCTACCCCTACGGGCACGCCACCGCCCGCGAGGTCGAGGCCGTGCGCGCCGCCGGATACGACTACGCGTGCGACATCCGCCCCGAGGAGCCGGGACGGCACGCGCTGCCGCGCACCTATGTCGGCGACCGGGACGGCCCGCTGCGGCTGCGCGTCAAGCTCGTCCGGCACGAGCTGCGCCGGAGGAGCCGCGTGTGA
- a CDS encoding glycosyltransferase: MTRVLHVITGLEHGGAERQLALLLRHLPVSCEVATLTRAGAVGAEIRRSGVPVHEIGMRGNRDLGALPRLARLIRRGRYDVVHTHLYRACVYGRIAARMAGAPRVIATEHSLGDGHIEGRATTRGVRALYRATERLGSATVAVSPAVAARLRAWGVRPGRIVVIPNGVDAAAFAFDPARRAATRRRLGIGRDEPVVGGVGRLVPTKRFDLLVEAIARLDGVRLLLVGAGPARDALARLAHERGVSGRVVFAGASSDVAGALAAMDVLAAPSVQETFGLGVLEGLAAGLPVRYTACPALDCLPPGDAPDARRLPSDAGVWSTELGRVLRRPRDRTRVPPAVARYAVAERAAELARLYRPGPFAGGAEPIRERAHDAAT; the protein is encoded by the coding sequence GTGACCCGGGTCCTGCACGTCATCACCGGACTGGAGCACGGCGGCGCCGAACGCCAGCTCGCGTTGCTGCTGCGTCACCTGCCCGTTTCCTGCGAGGTCGCGACCCTCACCCGGGCCGGCGCCGTCGGCGCGGAGATCCGCCGCTCCGGCGTGCCCGTCCACGAGATCGGGATGCGCGGCAACCGGGACCTCGGGGCGCTGCCCCGGCTGGCCCGGCTGATCCGCCGGGGGCGGTACGACGTCGTCCACACCCATCTCTACCGGGCGTGCGTGTACGGCCGGATCGCCGCGCGCATGGCCGGGGCGCCCCGCGTCATCGCCACCGAGCACTCGCTCGGCGACGGCCACATCGAGGGCCGGGCCACGACGCGCGGCGTCCGGGCCCTGTACCGGGCGACCGAGCGGCTCGGATCCGCCACCGTCGCGGTGTCGCCCGCCGTCGCCGCCCGGCTCCGCGCCTGGGGCGTGCGCCCCGGCCGGATCGTCGTGATCCCGAACGGCGTCGACGCCGCCGCCTTCGCGTTCGACCCGGCGCGCCGGGCCGCGACGCGCCGCCGCCTCGGGATCGGCCGGGACGAGCCCGTCGTCGGCGGCGTCGGGCGGCTCGTCCCGACCAAGCGGTTCGACCTGCTGGTCGAGGCGATCGCGCGGCTGGACGGCGTCCGGCTGCTGCTCGTCGGCGCGGGTCCGGCGCGGGACGCGCTCGCCCGGCTGGCGCACGAGCGCGGCGTCTCCGGCCGCGTGGTCTTCGCCGGGGCGTCGTCGGACGTCGCGGGCGCGCTCGCCGCCATGGACGTGCTCGCCGCGCCGTCCGTCCAGGAGACGTTCGGGCTCGGCGTCCTGGAGGGGCTGGCCGCCGGGCTGCCCGTCCGCTACACCGCCTGCCCCGCCCTCGACTGCCTGCCGCCGGGCGACGCCCCGGACGCGCGCCGCCTGCCCTCCGACGCCGGGGTTTGGAGCACCGAACTCGGGCGCGTCCTGCGCCGGCCCCGGGACCGGACGCGGGTGCCGCCCGCCGTCGCCCGCTACGCCGTCGCCGAGCGGGCCGCCGAGCTCGCCCGGCTCTACCGCCCCGGTC